One genomic segment of Pseudoalteromonas sp. GCY includes these proteins:
- a CDS encoding PaeR7I family type II restriction endonuclease yields the protein MENKAHISNAIKEFWGSRLGGSGVRSGKTLDGFICIFENIIKNSGLSDVQIHTSKQASQLPGYFRPHKSWDLVAISNGRLIAAIELKSQVGSIGNNFNNRTEEVLGSGVDLHTAIEESAFGLDAEIFTGYLIVLEDSDKTRGPAKISMNYFPVMRGFLADEKIRDSEYLPDESGKYPRVQGLSYVERYDLLCKRLMLKNLYTAAALVLADEGRANEGSYRSCTPQTSIDAFLTKLENHCKLVASYNN from the coding sequence CTCAAGGCTAGGCGGCAGCGGTGTTCGATCAGGAAAAACTTTAGATGGCTTCATTTGCATATTTGAAAATATTATAAAAAACTCTGGTTTGTCTGATGTGCAAATACATACAAGCAAACAAGCTTCTCAACTCCCTGGGTACTTTAGACCTCACAAATCATGGGATTTAGTCGCAATATCTAATGGCCGTTTAATTGCTGCGATAGAGCTAAAATCACAGGTTGGCTCAATCGGTAATAACTTTAATAACAGAACGGAAGAAGTTTTGGGTAGTGGTGTAGATTTACATACTGCTATAGAAGAAAGTGCCTTTGGTTTAGACGCAGAAATATTTACTGGCTACTTAATAGTGTTAGAAGACTCGGATAAAACAAGAGGCCCAGCAAAAATCTCAATGAACTACTTTCCGGTAATGCGTGGATTCTTGGCTGACGAAAAGATCAGAGACTCAGAATATTTACCAGATGAATCAGGTAAATATCCTCGAGTTCAAGGGCTGTCATACGTTGAAAGATATGATCTTTTATGTAAGAGGTTAATGCTTAAAAACTTATACACAGCAGCTGCACTGGTATTAGCAGATGAAGGCCGTGCAAATGAAGGTAGCTATCGAAGCTGCACACCACAAACCAGTATCGACGCTTTTTTAACGAAATTAGAAAATCACTGTAAGTTAGTTGCTAGCTACAATAATTAG